In Primulina huaijiensis isolate GDHJ02 chromosome 16, ASM1229523v2, whole genome shotgun sequence, a single genomic region encodes these proteins:
- the LOC140961539 gene encoding uncharacterized protein yields MENPKVATGGNGMDNAISEDKVAETSPVDCLGNESRNTKANSGPINRRLDLILQIPPRTTSTSSIQSGKGLPQSPSVLNGNSSAGEFFRGLSFKKRTTTLDGERSHLLNPDSKATPESPALRNLMRNLTWKKCTSLPVTPASHLSPLITTPSSTIAPSERQKTQASTSQATVSRSLSMPGKNFVIVRSSSFATKKNLATDNDADQITPEPVTEDHEIPEEEAVCRICLDSCDERNTLKMECSCKGALELVHEDCAIKWFSTKGNTFCEVCGKEVSNLPVIILRVPNATQGENREQSQQNSISAWQDFVVLVLISTICYFFLLEQLLLPDLKTNALIVSAPFAFTLGFTGSVFAVILAIKEYIWTYTAVEFALLALILHIFYALLHLSPVLSILIASGLGFGLTMFLNSLYIRFFSWRVQGAESNNMV; encoded by the exons ATGGAGAATCCAAAAGTAGCAACGGGTGGAAATGGAATGGATAATGCAATTTCGGAGGATAAAGTAGCAGAAACATCACCG GTCGACTGTCTTGGCAATGAATCCAGGAATACGAAGGCAAATTCAGGGCCTATCAATCGCCGTCTGGATTTAATTCTTCAAATACCTCCAAGAACTACCAGTACTTCGAGCATCCAAAGTGGCAAGGGTTTGCCTCAGTCTCCAAGTGTCTTAAATGGAAATTCTTCAGCGGGAGAGTTTTTTCGTGGTTTAAGCTTTAAAAAAAGGACGACAACATTAGATGGTGAAAGAAGTCATCTTCTAAATCCAGATTCTAAGGCAACTCCTGAAAGTCCCGCCTTGAGAAATCTCATGCGAAATTTGACTTGGAAAAAGTGTACGTCCCTTCCGGTGACTCCTGCATCACACTTGTCCCCTTTGATCACCACCCCTTCATCGACCATAGCACCGAGTGAAAGACAAAAAACTCAG GCAAGCACATCTCAAGCTACCGTTTCACGATCTCTTTCTATGCCTGGGAAGAATTTTGTCATTGTAAGATCTTCATCTTTTGCCACCAAGAAAAATCTTGCTACAGATAATGATGCTG ATCAAATAACACCTGAACCTGTCACGGAGGATCATGAGATTCCAGAAGAGGAAGCGGTCTGCCGAATCTGTCTTGATTCGTGTGATGAAAGAAATACACTCAAGATGGAATGCAGCTGTAAAGGTGCACTAGAACTAGTGCATGAAGATTGTGCGATAAAATGGTTTAGCACAAAAGGAAACACCTTTTGTGAGGTCTGTGGGAAAGAAGTTTCGAATTTACCTGTTATAATACTTCGAGTGCCAAATGCTACTCAGGGAGAGAATCGGGAACAGAGCCAACAAAATTCGATTAG TGCTTGGCAAGACTTTGTGGTGCTCGTCTTGATTAGCACAATTTGCTATTTCTTCCTCCTTGAGCAGTTATTG CTTCCTGACTTGAAGACTAACGCACTTATAGTTTCTGCGCCATTTGCTTTCACGTTGGGATTTACGGGATCTGTCTTTGCAGTTATCCTAG CTATTAAAGAGTACATATGGACTTATACAGCTGTTGAGTTTGCACTTTTGGCCTTGATTCTCCATATTTTCTATGCACTG CTTCACTTGTCACCAGTTTTATCGATTCTGATAGCATCAGGACTAGGATTTGGACTGACTATGTTTCTCAACTCTCTGTATATTCGATTCTTTTCATGGCGAGTTCAAGGTGCTGAAAGCAACAATATGGTATAA
- the LOC140961621 gene encoding uncharacterized protein, translating to MKFVDWYLKISIVSAMIGGSMEYFMIKTGFYDKVTVLEAEKRSWESTPEAQAIRDALNPWREHDKQAKKSSKHQFSKEAQSDARDNSSEH from the exons ATGAAGTTTGTGGATTGGTACTTGAAGATTTCGATTGTCTCGGCCATGATTGGAGGTTCCATGGAGTACTTCATGATCAAAACTGGTTTCT ATGATAAAGTAACGGTTTTGGAAGCGGAGAAGAGGTCTTGGGAGAGCACCCCTGAAGCTCAGGCCATTAGAGATGCTCTTAATCCCTGGAGAGAACATGATAAACAAGCCAAGAAAAGCTCCAAGCACCAGTTTTCAAAG GAAGCGCAGTCTGATGCACGAGATAATTCAAGTGAGCATTGA